The DNA sequence TAGTTGATTGCTTCTCGGGAGCCAAGGAACTGACCTGTCAGGTTTGTGTTGATGACTTTATTCCAATCATCCAGTGATAGTTGCTCTGATGGAACTTCATTTTCAATCCCGGCATTATTGACCATAACGTCAAGGGAACCAAAGGTATGCACAGCATGTTCAATGATCCGCTTGACATCTTCCTCGCTGCCGACATCGCCCTGGATGCTGCTAGCCTTTCCTCCTGCGTTTTCAATCTTCTCAATGATTTCGTCGATATTATCATCATTGCTGTGATAATTAATGACGACATTCGATTTTTCTGCTCCGAATCTTTCGGCCATTGCCCGCCCAAGCCCTGAGTTTCCACCTGTTATCACGACTGTTTTTCCTTCAAGGTCTTTGTACATATCCATTCTCCTTTCCTTATCCTTTTGTAAATCCAATCAGCACTCCGCCTGCTATGATGAGCAGGCACCCTGTGATGATAAGGATTGTTTGCTTTTTGGATGTTTTCTCGCCGAGAAGGAAAATCCCTCCCAGGGTAGAGATGACGATTCCTGTCTGAGAAAGCGAGAAGCTTGTTGCCACGCCGATTTTCGGGAGCGACAGCAGAAGCGTCAGATTTCCGGCTGCCCAGATCAGCCCTGTCAGAAGATTCCTGACAGCATATTTATTGAACGGCTTATTTTTGATTGTGAGTGCCGTACCGCCAATCACCATTCCAAGCGCCTGCGGAAGCAGCGCAGACCATCCGTCGATTTCGAGCCAGTTAATGATGACAACATATCCGACAAAACCAACAGTTGAAATAAGCAGGGTGACCAGCCCTTTTTTCAGATTCTTAGACTCATCATTCCCCTCCTTCTGGCCCCAGGAAGTCATGACTGCTCCGGCGATGATCAGGACAAGGGCAATGATGCCGAGCGTAATCTGAACCCCTGTCGACCATTCATTGAAAACGACAATCCCGAAAAAGCTTGTCCCGATAAGCTGGAGTCCGGTCGATAGCGGAGTAGTCTTAGCGACTCCAAGGTACTTCACTGCCCCAAACTGATTTTTTTGTCCCAGGGACCAAAGCGCCCCTGAAGCAAGTCCTGCACCCCATACAAGCGGTGACAGTTCCGGTCTGACAAAGAGAAATACCGCTCCTGCAAAAATCAGTGCGCCGATGGTTGTCCCAAAGGTCTGGCTATTATCATCCCCTCCGAGTTTATTGCTGACCAATATAATGCTGCCCCAGCATGCTGCTGTTATGACAGCCAATAAAATTCCTGACATGTATGCGGTCCCCTTTCTCGCTGATAAAAAACAAGATGCTGATATTAGCTTTTCCCTGATTGGGCTAAAAATGAAACCTCGAGTTAATAAGCACAATAAAAGGATTTTTTTTACAGATAGCAGAGTAATTGGACATATCTTTGCGGACATATGATCTAAGATAAGTCGGGAAGGTGAAAGAAATGAGAAAAGACGGGCAGTTTATCTTCTTCGTAATTGAAACGTCTTCCATCAAAAAATTCCTTACTTTGGAGATGGGTTTTGGGACAGCTTTCTATTATGGGGCAAAGTTTATTTTCGCCAATGAGATTACTTCAATATGTACTAGCATTTTGGCAGTGGAGGCTTTAAAAAAAGGTCTGAAACAGCTCGAGAGGTAAAAAGTTCATACAGTTTGAAGTGTACTTGGATAGGTCTAAAAAGACACTGTTCGCTTTAATGTAAAATATTCCTTGGCTCTACAAAAATAAGGCCCGGCATAATGCCAGGGCCTTCTATTTCATTTCTTCAGCCTCATTCTTCCCATTGCGGCTGATTGCCTCAGGAGGGAAAATCATCCTGCAGATGATTCGGGCTGCTTCCAGTGTATTGAGCGGCGAAGAACTTTGCTCCTCTTTATGAGGTCCATTTTCGGCCAAAATGAGGGCAGACCATGCGGCAGTGTCAAGATCTATGTCCTTCCAGGTCAATCCTTTTTGCCTCGCCTGTTCTAAACCCTGCACAATCTGCATATGTATATTTCTCCGAGCCTCCTGCAAAATGCCGGCCAATTCGGAATCCTTGGGCAGCAATTCAGGCAGCACACGATGAATGCCGACGGCTTCAAGCCTTTTGTAGTGCTCATCCAGCAGCCGGGCAAGGAGGAGAACCGGGTCTCCATTTAGCCAGTCGGGCTCAGGAATTATTAGAAAGTCGATTTTGTCCTGCAGCAGTGCCATCAGCAGCTGGCGCTTATCAGAGAAATAGCGGTAAAAGGTGCCTGTGGCCACATCGGCTGCCGCTGCTATTTCTTTTGCTGTTGTCATTTCGTAGCCTTTTTCTATGAATAGCCTCCGCCCGCTTTCCAGGAGTGCCTTTCGTTTTTGAAGTGCTCTTTCCTGTTTGGGCAGTGATGGGAATTCGCCCGGAAACGGGCCGGCACTTTTATCCGCCATAGGCTCACCTCCAAACTCATCATATCATATAAAGAACATAGCAGAGAGCTTAAAATCAGGTAGCAAAA is a window from the Bacillus infantis NRRL B-14911 genome containing:
- a CDS encoding GRP family sugar transporter; the protein is MSGILLAVITAACWGSIILVSNKLGGDDNSQTFGTTIGALIFAGAVFLFVRPELSPLVWGAGLASGALWSLGQKNQFGAVKYLGVAKTTPLSTGLQLIGTSFFGIVVFNEWSTGVQITLGIIALVLIIAGAVMTSWGQKEGNDESKNLKKGLVTLLISTVGFVGYVVIINWLEIDGWSALLPQALGMVIGGTALTIKNKPFNKYAVRNLLTGLIWAAGNLTLLLSLPKIGVATSFSLSQTGIVISTLGGIFLLGEKTSKKQTILIITGCLLIIAGGVLIGFTKG
- a CDS encoding TetR/AcrR family transcriptional regulator encodes the protein MADKSAGPFPGEFPSLPKQERALQKRKALLESGRRLFIEKGYEMTTAKEIAAAADVATGTFYRYFSDKRQLLMALLQDKIDFLIIPEPDWLNGDPVLLLARLLDEHYKRLEAVGIHRVLPELLPKDSELAGILQEARRNIHMQIVQGLEQARQKGLTWKDIDLDTAAWSALILAENGPHKEEQSSSPLNTLEAARIICRMIFPPEAISRNGKNEAEEMK